The nucleotide window ACATCGTGAGCATCGTCAATCGTCATGACGACCCAGATGACCTCGTCGGGATCTATCGCAGCCATCTTGTCGTAGTCGTCGGGCACCGCCCTCGCGATGTCGTTGTTGACCCGTTCTGCTTCAACTGCGATGCGAACGTCCCCCGACTCGTCGAGCGCAGCGATGTCGAGGCGGCGGCCCTCGTCGATGTCGAAATACGGCACGACCGTCGAGACCGGTGACTCCGGATTCGCGACGTATTCCTGTTCGAGATACAGCCGGGCAACCTCCACTGCTAGGACGTGTTCGCTGGACTCCTTCAGATCGCCCGCGCCATGCCTACAATCGACGCCCTGGCGATAGCTTTCGCCAATGACGGACCGTCCACCGGGCGTCACCGTGTACAGGCGGTAGGGGTGGTCAGTGTCGTCTCGAAGTAGGTCCGCATCGATGAGGTCACGTACTGCGTCTGATGAGACCCCGACGGTATCCTGAAGGCGGATCATCGAGTCGTGGAGCAGGTTGTATTCAAGCGAGTCGTACCGCAGTTGCTGGCCGTTGTACACCGCCTGGAGGAACATGAGCTGGCGATCAGACCACTCGGACTCTCGACGCTCGTCCGGTGAGAGTCTGAGATTGAGCTCGCAGATCGGGATGTCGTCTCGGTCGACATCGTCGGCCTTGAACGGCTTCCACTCGAGACGTATCTCGACGAGTGACGCCCGAGGCTCGAGTTTCAAGAGTCCAGCACTTCGACGATACCACGCGTCCCATCGATGCGAATTCGTTGGCCGGTTTCAATCACGGTGGTCGCCTCAGGTACCGAGACGACGGCCGGAATCCCATACTCTCGAGCGACGAGTGCGCCGTGGCTCATCCGACCTCCGACTTCGACAACCATCCCCCCCGCGTTCAGAAACAGCGGTGTCCAGCCGGGGTCCGACGATGGTGCGACCAGGATCTCACCGTTCTCGATGGTTTCCTTCGCGGGATCACGGATGACTCGTGCGACGCCTTCGACAACGCCACCCGAGACGCCGGTGCCGACGAGCGCGCCCTCGGGCACGTCCTCTCGGTTGACGCGACCAGCGGGTGCCTCGCCTTCGCTCGTCAGCACAGGTGGGGCGTCCATCGTCTTGTGGCGCTCGAACTCCGCTCGGCGGGCGGCGACATCAACGTCTATCGACTCGCCGTCAAGTGCGGCGAGCAGTTCACTGACGCGCAGGAACCAGACGTCCGACGGGTCGCTGAGATGGCCCTCGGCGACGAGTACTTCGCCAGCATCGCAGAACGCGTCGCGCCATGCTGTGAACATGTGCGCGGCCCCCTGCTTCGGATACTCTCGGGTCTGGATGTACCCGCGGTACGTTCTGACCAGTCGCCGTACGACTCGTCGCCGCAGTGGGCCGAGGGGGCCGTGGGAAGCTCTCCGTTCTAACCGTTCTGCAGCCGCGAGTGCCTCCCGTTCCATCCGACGGACGTGCTTTCGGTGTTCGCCTGCCTCACCATGTTCGAGGTTCGCGCCAATCGTCGCGAGCAACGCCGACGGATCTTCTCGCCATCGAGGACGGCTTACATCGATTTCGCCGGTCGCACGGTGTCCGAATTCGTCAAGGAACTCGTCGAGTTCGGTGAGGAACTCTTCGCTACCGTCGAGCGACTCTATGTCATCGAGCGCCGCCCCCTGACGGAGCGCGGTCGCGACCGGGGAGGTGTCACGGGCGATGTCCGCGAGGTCCCCGAGTCCGAGGTTGATCCGTGTCACCACCTCTTCCGGAAATCCCCGTCCGACCGCGTTGACGTCCTCTGGTGCGTCCGGGAACATCCGTTCGAGCACCTCACCGGCTGCGAGTGCGGCGAGCAGCGGGCCGGCGGGCGGGAAGTCGATAGCGTCGCCCAGCAAGTCAAACACGGCACGCACTCGCTCGGTGGGCGTCTCTGCGTCTCGAACCTGCGATGCGATGTTCCGCCCCCACGCCGTCCACTTCGCTTCCTCGCACTCTGGCGGCGTCGGCGTCCCGATGAACGCACCAGGGAAGCCGTCCATCATCGTCGACAGGAGTGGTCGGCTGGTCGACAGCCCTCTCCACATCCCTCGGGCAAGTGCGGGTGTCGCTGCCAGCGTCTCGGCAACCGACCGGTCGGTGTGGAACTCCTCGCTTCGTTGCTCGAGGATGGCCTCCATCGCGGCACCCATCGGTTCGCTCGTGGCCGCGAGCTGGGTAGGGACCAATCCTCTGAGGATGCCGACCCGCAGGAGGTTCGTTGCGTCCATGTATACCCGCCCGCCCGCTTCGACCGCCCAAGGCCCGCGACCGTCGAACCCGAACTCCTCGAACGTCGTCTCCGTGTAGGACATCCAGATGTCCCGCACGAGTGGCGGCAACGCCTCGGCGAACGCCTGCGCATGCCCCAAGCTGTAGTAGACGTGGAGTCGGTCGTCCGACGGTTCAGGCGTGGGTACAGGGAACAGCGTCGTAATCGGCCGCGACTGGACGATTCGGACCGAACCGTCCTCGAGACACCACTCTACGTCCTGCGGGTGTCCGAACAGTGCTTCGACTTCGGCACCTACTTTGACCAGCGTCCGAACCTGGTCGTCTGAGAGCGCACGAGCCGAACGCTCGTCAGCTGAAAGGTCGACCGTCTCGACACCACCCTCGGGAAGCGGGCGAATCGCAGTTCGCTGAACGCCCACCTCGTAGTCGAGTATCTCACCGGTTCGCGCGTCGACCAGAACCGAGTCGGCGGCGGCCTCTCCCGAGACGAACGCCTCCCCGAGGCCGAGTCCGGCCTCGATCGCGGTAATACGACGATTACCGCTCGTCGGGTCGGCGGTGAACATGATGCCGGACACTTCCGGTGTGACCATCCGCTGGACGACGACCGAGAGCGCGACGTCCTCGTGCGGAATCCCGTTCTTCGCGCGGTACGCGATGGCACGGTCGGTGAACAGGCTCGCCATGCAGGCTCGGACACTGTCGATGATCTCCTCGACGCCTCGGGCGTTGAGAAACGTCTCTTGCTGGCCGGCGAAGGAGGCGTCCGGCAGGTCTTCGGCTGTCGCCGATGAGCGCACTGCATACGCCGTCTCGGAGCCGGCTTCGGTCGCTCGGTCGGCGAGGGCGGTTTCGATAGCGTCTCGGACTGCTGGTGGGAGGTCGAGTGCTTCGATGCTCGTGCGAAGGGACGCCCCGACGTCGGCGATCGACTCAGTGTTCGTTGGGTCGAGATCCGAGAGCCGGTCGAACAATGCGTCGACAGACTCGTCGCTGACGAGTTCTCGGTAGGCGACGGTCGTTACACAGAATCCGTCGGGTACCGGAAGTCCTGCCTCGACGAGCCGAGCGAGGTTCGCCCCTTTCCCACCGACCAGAGCGAGGTCGGTCGCCGCTGGGTCGTCCAGGGAGACGACGTACGGGCGGTCCGCTTCGAGGGATTCCGGGACCCCGATATCACTCATCCGAGACCCCCGGAGAACCGGACACGTCCGTCAACCCCGCCGCGACGGCGGCGACGAGCGTATCCCGAACCTCCGGGTACCGTTCCTCGCCAATCTGCTCCCTCTGGAGGACGATTCGGCTGACCGCGCGAATCGTCTCCGCGATGGTCTCGGGGTCTGGACCGATGACCTTCCCTTCGTCGTACCAGTTCTCGATGTGCGGGAGGACGAACTCCATCGAGTGAGCACGCTTCTTCGTGAGTTCCTCGTCTGGAACGCTGTCACGGAGGTGGCTGACCTCGTCCTCTGCGATCACTTGCCGGAGCAGTGGATTCGACTCGAACTCGTCGAACGTTGCATCGAGCAGCGCCGCGATGGCCTGCTCTGGATCGTCGTACTTTTGGACGGACTCGCGCAGGAGTCGAGGAATCAACGCCTCGGTTTGCTTCTCGACGATGTCGACGTAGAGGTCCTCTTTTGAGTCGTAGAACCGGTAGAACGTCCCAGTACCGATTCCAGCCGACTCCGTGAGTTCCGATATCGTCGTCTTTCGCACCCCGTGGCGAGCGAACAGTTCGCGGCCGGATTCTCGAAGCGACTCGCGAACTTTCGCTCGCTTCTCGTCTGTAAATGTGGGCATGTGTTGCTGGTGCGGTGCTGTGTCGACTGCGCAGTCACCGACCTCTCTGTTTCTCTGTCACGATATGAATATTTGAATATTTCGTTCAGATAGTCAATGTTCGAGCCCGCTCCACAACTGTCGGTGTGCTTGCGGGGTCGGGGGACGACCGAGACAGCCTCGCCCGTTCTGAGTCCGACAGGCTGTCGATTAGTACGCTGAGCGTCGAACTCGGCCGAACGGGTGCGTCGTTACGGCCCGCTCGCCGCTGCCGCCCTCCGCGTCGCTCGCGACCGACCAGTCCGGGCGTGCGGCTCGCTCCTCCGTCGCTCGTTCGACGGACACGAAACCGACCTATGTGGTGGCCGCTCGCGCCGGCCAGATCAGCGCGCTGTGCTGGCACTATAGCCTCCCCTGGGCGCGCTCTCGCTCGCACCTCAAGGGGCGACCTCCGTTACGTCAACATGTTCACGATAATGGCTACGTTCGTCACCTTGCTATCTACTCCCGATGGTCGACACCAACCGCCAGGTGATCGAGCGGCTGTATGAGGACGTCTGGAACGGCAAGAACCCGAACACGGCCGAGGAACTGGTACACGACGCATACGTCATCCACGACCGGGAACTCGCCGAGAAGTTGCAGGGGCCTGAACTCTACAACGCGCTCGCGTCGTCGACGCGTGAGTTGTTCTCGGATCTGACGTTCACCATCGAAGACGTGGTCGCCGCGGATGACGCGGTCGCCCTCCGATGGACGATGGTGGGAACGCACGATGGGCCGCTGTTCGGGGTCGAACCCACCGGAGAGCAGGTCGAACTGACTGCAATCGAGATCAATCGGTTCGAGGATGGTCAACTAATCGAGACCTGGACGCAAAGCGACCAGTTAGGCCTCATGGAACAGGTCGGTGCAGTGCAACCGACCGACTGACAGCTTGATAGGGAAGGATTGTTTCTTGCCTGTATGCATCGCGGTCGCTGCCGACGACCCACGAGAGACGAACCATGCCCCGGGCAACGCTGAAAACCAAGTCGAACGACGGGCTCGTCGCGCTATCCGAAGCCCATCCCGACGCGGTATTCAAAGTTCTTGGAGCGTGGCCCGACGAGGAGGGGCTTCGCCTGCTCGTCGAGACGGACGCGCTCGGAGTTGACCCGCTCATCGAGACGCTTGGGGTGATTTCCGCCGTTACCGGTTTCGAGATCCGTTACGGGGGTTCCGACCGGGTTCTCTTCGAGGTTACCACGACGACACCTGAACCACACGGTGCAATGGCGGACTCGGGTATCGTTCCGTCGTTTCCGTTGCACCTCGAAGACGGGTGGTTCGTCGGTGACCTCGTCGCGTCGCAAGACCAGCTCTCGGTGTTTTGCGACGAACTGGATTCGGCCGGAATCGAGTATCGGATCACGCAGGTCTCCGCGACGCCGGCGGAGTCTCCCCTGCTTACTGACCGTCAGCGAGAGGTCGTCGATGTCGCCCTGGTGCACGGATACTACGATTCACCCCGTGACTGTACGCTTACGACGCTCGCTGAGCACCTCGACGTGAGCAAATCCGCCGTGAGTCGCGTGCTTCATCGGGCCGAGGGGAAGATCATCAATGCGTATAGGCCGGCGGAAACCGATTCACGATCACCTGCGAATTAGCTATAGAGGGCCCCACCATTCCAGCAGTTCCATCATTCACCGTCCTTCGAATGAGGTGAGCGGGTCGCGAATACGCCTCGTTTGAGGTGTCGTCTTCCGCCGGGTCGCTACTCGACCACCGCCACGTCGAACTTCCCGCGCCAGCGGTATCGCCGACCGCCCCAGACGAACGTCCGGCGGACGAACGCGTACAGCAGGAGGGGCACAAACACGAACAGCGCCGGATACGCCAATACGGCCGTCCACCGGCGGACGCCCAGGACCTCGTTGACGCCGAGGTGCAGCACCGTCAAGGCCACCACCGCAGGGACTGGGGCCAGGACCGCCCCTGCAAGGACGAGCAGCGAGACGAACCACGTCCCGGTGATAGCCCCGTGAAAGTGCCACCGGAGAATTTGCGTCCACCGAACCGGGCGTTCGACCGCCTCGTGGATGGACCCTCCGATGGGGACGATGTGTGTCCGGCCGACGTTCGTCACCTGGAGGTACTCCATGAGGAGCCCATCGTCGCTGACGGTCCGCCGAAGCTCGTCGAGAAACGCGGCCTCGTCGATGTCGCCCCGTTCGAAGATAACCGAGCCGCCCCAGATCTGGTCGCCGAGGGAGAGGGGTAGCGAGCCAGCCGATGCGTACAACGGTTCGAGCAACACCGACAGGGGGTCCCGCCCGACGAAGTACGGCACCTCCGATACCGACCCGTGGTCCTCGTAGTCCGAGTTAAGGGTCGCCAGCCAGTCCGGCGGGTGGTGGAAGTCGTCGTCGGTCCACACGAGCTGGTCGTGCTGGCGACCCACAACGCGATCGCGGCGGCAACCGGGCTCTCCGAGACGACCGTCGGAGAGCACCTCCGGAAGATCGAGGCGACCGTGTTCTCGTCGCTCCACGTTGGTACCACCGATCGCTGAAGCGCCCGATCGTTCGTCGATTGGGTAATTAAAAAGCGGAGATCAGCGGGCACAATCGGTGACTCACGGAAGCCCCCGCCCGCTCAACTCGGGCAGCTCAGTGCGGTCCTCGCTCCGCTCGCTTCCTGCGGTCTGTACACCGCTGACTATCGTCGATAGGCGACCTCATCCGAAGCCCGACTCGACCCCGGCCCTGTTCTGGGTTGGAGAGGTCCAGCTTCCCCTTCTGGATGTTGTGAGCCTCGATATCGTGCTCACAAATATCAAGCCGCAGTGTCTCATCATCGTCAGCTGTTATGGGACGTTCAGATACGGTTCGATCGCTTGGAAGGAGTCCCAGCCGCCGACAGCCATCACGACACCGGGGTTCATCTGTCGGTCGACGAGGAGCCGCTGGGCGAACCGGCGGCGAAGATCGTGGGAGCTCACGTAGCGGAAGTCGTCGGAGATTGTGTTCCCAGTGTAGGAATCGTCGTCGTAGTAGTGGGCGGCGCCACCGGCGCGGCTGCGCTCCTTGATGTCGCGAATCCGTTCGCGCATGGTCAGAGACACAGACCTGTTTCGTTCCAGGATCTATTTATATGCCTGAAACCCCGTGACGGGCTTCACCCCCGACCTTCGTGTGAAGCGCGACGCGGTAGCGAGACGGGGAGAGAGCCCGGAGGCGAAGTGCTCATCAGAGCCGCTCTCCTGGCGTACACCAGTGACACAGGAGATCGTCGACGCACTGTTCGGTGATCCATTCGCCGTGATGAACACGATCGGGCTCGTCGCGTTCGCGCTGGTTGGCGCAACGAAGGCGATACGCGAGGAGTTCGATATGTTCGGGGTCACCGTGGTCGGGCTCGCCACAGCATTTGCTGGCGGGATGACCCGTGACCTCCTCGTCGATCGGATTCCGCTCGCACTCAGCTCCCCTATCGAGATCGGTCTCGGGGTGCTCGGTGTCGGGCTGGCGATCGGGGTGAGTGCTACACTCGAATCAGCCGACACCCATCCACTGACGTTGCTCTCGGATGCGATTGGGCTTGCCGCGTTTACCACGGCAGGCGCCATCGTCGCAACGCAGGCCGATATCCCGGCCTTCGGCATCGTCGCGATTGCGACGGTCAACGCGGTTGGGGGTGGTGCCGTTGCGGATATCCTGCTGGATCGCTCACCGTTCATCCTGCTCGTCGACTTCTACGCCAGTTGTGCCGTGCTGGGTGGCAGCACGTACTGGCTCGTCGTCACCGCCGGCGGCTCGGACGGAACCGCTGCAGCACTGTGCGCAGCAGTGGTCATTGGAACACGAACGGGTGCACTCATCTACGGTTGGTCGGTCCCGTCAGCACAAGGACTGGGGTTAACACGCGAGTAGGGGGCTCAACGGCCAAAAGAGAGGAGACAGATGAGGCGTTGGCTCATCAAGTCCGGGCATTGATCTTCAGCACTTTGCCTGCCGCGATGGTCTGACCCATGTCGCGGATGGCGAAGCTCCCGAGTTCCGGGATCTCGCTCGACGGCTCGATGCTGAGCGGCTTCTGCGGGCGGACGGTGACGACCGCGGCGTCGCCGTTCTGGATGAAGTCCGGGTTCTCCTCGGCGACCTCACCCGAGGCCGGGTCGAGCTTCTGGTCGAGCGACTCGATGGTACACGCGACCTGCGCCGTGTGGGCGTGGAAGACCGGCGTGTAGCCCGCCGTGATCACGGATGGGTGCTGCATGACGACGATTTGAGCCTGGAACGTCTCGGCGACCGTCGGTGGGTCGGCAGCGGGCCCACAGACGTCGCCGCGGCGGATGTCGTCCTTGCCGACGCCGCGGACGTTGAACCCGACGTTGTCGCCGGGGCCGGCCTCGGACACCTCCTCGTGGTGCATCTCGATCGTCTTTACCTCGCCACCGACGTCCGAGGGCTGGAAGCTGACGTTGTCGCCCGTGTTGAGCATCCCCGTTTCGACACGGCCGACCGGCACGGTCCCGATGCCGGAGATGGTGTAGACGTCCTGGATCGGCAGGCGGAGCGGCGCGTCCGTCGGCGGAGACGGCTCCGGCAGGTTGTTCAGTGCCTCGAGGACGGTTTCGCCGTCGTACCAGGGGGTGTTCTCGGAGTGTTCGGCGACGTTGTCGCCCTTGAAGGCGGACACGGGGATAAACTCCGCATCGTCCGTGTCGAAGCGGACCTGGTTGAGGAGGTCCTTGACCTCGGAGACGACCTCGTCGTAGGTGTCCTGCGAGTAGTCGACGATATCCATCTTGTTGACCGCGACGATGAGCTCATCGATCCCGAGGGTCCGTGCGAGGAACACGTGTTCCTGAGTCTGGGGTGCAACGCCATCGTCGGCCGCGACGACGAGGACTGCGTGATCGGCCTGCGAGGCGCCCGTGATCATGTTCTTCACGAAGTCACGGTGCCCGGGGGTGTCGACGATGGTGAAGTAGTACGTGTCCGTCGAGAACTCCTGGTGGGCGATGTCGATGGTGACACCGCGCTCTCGCTCCTCCGCCAGGTTGTCCATGACGTAAGCGAACTCGAAGCCACCCTTGCCCTTCTCCTCAGCTTCCTCCCGGTGCTGTTCGATGACGTGCTCGGGGACGCTCCCCGTTTCGTAGAGCAGGCGACCCACGAGCGTGGACTTCCCGTGATCGACGTGGCCAATGATGGCCAGGTTCTGGTGGGGTTTGTCTTGGCTCATATGAGAGTGATTGTCTGGACGACGTATAGTGGTGGGGACGGGATACTGACACGATGCATTAGACCAACAGTAGCCGACGCTGATTTGCTGGGGAGAAGATGACATAACACTCGTCCCCTCGATGGCCGAAAAGAGCGTCGACTACTGTGAAGATGGTTAGCTACGTATGTTCCCTGATACATCACATTGAGTACATCACGAGCGTAAGGCAGTAACTGAAGCGCTGCTCCGTCACCTTTCATAGACGCCAGCAACGATTCATCGGTTTGTTCCACGAACGTCGAGTAGGCGACATCCACCAGGCCAATCTCGAGGCGGCTGAGGTCGACCACATCCTCGGAGGATCGGGCATTTGCCTTGAAAAGGGCGTCTCAAACGCTCTTGAATCACGATGGAAACAATAGGTCAGCGACTGTCCACGTCGGTCATCGATATTAGTCGTCCATCGAGGACGCCGTCGCTTGTCGGGGCAAGACGAGAGTAGTCCTGTCAGGTTCGGTTACACGCACGGTCAGGTACACTACCGAGATGATGGCGGCGTACTCGATGACAGCTGCTACTAAGTGAAGGTCGGATGGGATACTCACCGTGACTAAGACTGGTGGATGATTCATCGTCGCGTGGAACAGGGCGACCAGCCAGAGGTTACGCGTCAACGCGTATACAACCCCGTAGGTCAGGCCCATGAGAGTCAAGCCAACGAGCCGCCCCACTAGCGCAACGCTGACCCCGTGACCCGATGCGAGAAACCACCTCGGGAGGTGAAAGAGAGCGAACAGGACCGCCACGATCACGATACTCGAGACGACCGCGTGGCGGGTTTGGCCGCCGATCAGCGCGATGAGTTTCTGCTGGAGATAGCTGCGAAAGACGAGTTCTTCCGGTATCGCGGTGATCAAGAACGAACTGAGGAGGGCCAGGAGGTACGAGAGCGGATGGATAGCGGTCCGTGACCTCGTGGCTTCGAATCCGTGAACACCACCCAATGCGAGGGCGAACGCGACTAGGTTGTATAGCGCCCAGAACGCGACGAGAACCCCGATCACGGGGATTAGTGTTCGGGCGGGCGGAAGGATCGAGCGTGGTGAGACGTCCTCGATTTTGAGCACACCGATGGCGAGCACGACGAGGAACGCACTCCAGCCCACTGCCAAGAGGGGTGGCGGCGGTGTTCCCGCGGATACAAGCGTCAGTCCGGATAGGACGGCGATGACGAGGAGGTACGTTGCGACGGGTACCAGAGACCCGCTCTCGAACGTCGGCGGGTCCGTGTCAGTGCGCAACATCTCATCGAAGTCCGACGGGTACGTGTAAAAATACTATTACCTATCGATTCGGTGAACACGCTTGCGACCTGATTCCGCAGCACTCCCATCGAGTTGTGAGATGGACTTGATTAGAAGTTCCAGCACGAATTCGTTGTCTGATGTACTCGCGAGTAATTTATTCAAGAGTAACCTAATAGCGGCGCCACTGCGTAGGTAGCAGTATGAGCACCGATCTGGGGACTGCTGATGGGGGAGAGGCACGCGAACTCGTCCATTTCGTGACCCAGCAGGCGCTCGCAGACTCCGCTGACGTAACGACGCTCACGATTCGGAATCGGTGTCGAGAACTTCCAGAACTGAGCATCGGATTCTACGGTTCGACGGGTCTCTGGACTTGAATGGATGAAGACTACGTCTTGTCACCTTCTGTCTTCACTGTGAGAGCGATGTGGTGGACTCCAACTGGAGTCCCGTTGAACACCCTCACCCGCTCCCGGGAGCCAGCCCCCAAAGCTATTTTCTGCCCCGGCGGGCAGGTTGAGCGATGACCTACCGAGTCGCAGTTGTCGGCACCGGTCCGGGGAGGGACGTCGACATCAGCGGGAAGAGCCACGCATTCGGCTACGAACACGCAGACGCCTACCACGCGCGCGAGGATTGCGAACTCGTCGCCTGCGCGGATATCGTGGGGGAGTACGCCGAGCGGTTCGCCGGGGAGTTCGGCGTTCCCCCCGACGGCATCTACGAGGACCATGAACCGATGCTGGCCGAGAAGGAGCTCGACGTCGTCAGCGTCTGTACGCCCATCCCGACCCATGCGCCCATCGTCTCGGACTGTGCCGAGGCGGGCGTGACGGCCGTCCACTGTGAGAAGCCTATGGCACGCACGTGGGGGGAGGCCCGCTCGATGGTCGCGGCCTGCGAGGAACGGGGCGTCCAGCTCACGTTCGGCCACCAGCGGCGCTTCGGCGACCCGTTCAGACGGACGAAACAGCTGCTCGACGATGGCGCCGTGGGTGAACTGGAGCGCATCGAGATCTCCTGGGGGAACTTCTTCGACAACGGGACACACACCCTGGACCTCGCGGCGATGTTCAACGACGAGTCCCCCGCCGAGTGGGTGATCGGCCAGGTCGACTACTCGAAGGAGCACGTCCGCTACGGCGTGCCCACGGC belongs to Halorarum halophilum and includes:
- a CDS encoding glycosyltransferase family protein; the encoded protein is MWTDDDFHHPPDWLATLNSDYEDHGSVSEVPYFVGRDPLSVLLEPLYASAGSLPLSLGDQIWGGSVIFERGDIDEAAFLDELRRTVSDDGLLMEYLQVTNVGRTHIVPIGGSIHEAVERPVRWTQILRWHFHGAITGTWFVSLLVLAGAVLAPVPAVVALTVLHLGVNEVLGVRRWTAVLAYPALFVFVPLLLYAFVRRTFVWGGRRYRWRGKFDVAVVE
- a CDS encoding CPBP family intramembrane glutamic endopeptidase, whose amino-acid sequence is MLRTDTDPPTFESGSLVPVATYLLVIAVLSGLTLVSAGTPPPPLLAVGWSAFLVVLAIGVLKIEDVSPRSILPPARTLIPVIGVLVAFWALYNLVAFALALGGVHGFEATRSRTAIHPLSYLLALLSSFLITAIPEELVFRSYLQQKLIALIGGQTRHAVVSSIVIVAVLFALFHLPRWFLASGHGVSVALVGRLVGLTLMGLTYGVVYALTRNLWLVALFHATMNHPPVLVTVSIPSDLHLVAAVIEYAAIISVVYLTVRVTEPDRTTLVLPRQATASSMDD
- a CDS encoding trimeric intracellular cation channel family protein, with the protein product MTQEIVDALFGDPFAVMNTIGLVAFALVGATKAIREEFDMFGVTVVGLATAFAGGMTRDLLVDRIPLALSSPIEIGLGVLGVGLAIGVSATLESADTHPLTLLSDAIGLAAFTTAGAIVATQADIPAFGIVAIATVNAVGGGAVADILLDRSPFILLVDFYASCAVLGGSTYWLVVTAGGSDGTAAALCAAVVIGTRTGALIYGWSVPSAQGLGLTRE
- the tuf gene encoding translation elongation factor EF-1 subunit alpha translates to MSQDKPHQNLAIIGHVDHGKSTLVGRLLYETGSVPEHVIEQHREEAEEKGKGGFEFAYVMDNLAEERERGVTIDIAHQEFSTDTYYFTIVDTPGHRDFVKNMITGASQADHAVLVVAADDGVAPQTQEHVFLARTLGIDELIVAVNKMDIVDYSQDTYDEVVSEVKDLLNQVRFDTDDAEFIPVSAFKGDNVAEHSENTPWYDGETVLEALNNLPEPSPPTDAPLRLPIQDVYTISGIGTVPVGRVETGMLNTGDNVSFQPSDVGGEVKTIEMHHEEVSEAGPGDNVGFNVRGVGKDDIRRGDVCGPAADPPTVAETFQAQIVVMQHPSVITAGYTPVFHAHTAQVACTIESLDQKLDPASGEVAEENPDFIQNGDAAVVTVRPQKPLSIEPSSEIPELGSFAIRDMGQTIAAGKVLKINART
- a CDS encoding ester cyclase, which produces MVDTNRQVIERLYEDVWNGKNPNTAEELVHDAYVIHDRELAEKLQGPELYNALASSTRELFSDLTFTIEDVVAADDAVALRWTMVGTHDGPLFGVEPTGEQVELTAIEINRFEDGQLIETWTQSDQLGLMEQVGAVQPTD
- a CDS encoding Gfo/Idh/MocA family protein is translated as MTYRVAVVGTGPGRDVDISGKSHAFGYEHADAYHAREDCELVACADIVGEYAERFAGEFGVPPDGIYEDHEPMLAEKELDVVSVCTPIPTHAPIVSDCAEAGVTAVHCEKPMARTWGEARSMVAACEERGVQLTFGHQRRFGDPFRRTKQLLDDGAVGELERIEISWGNFFDNGTHTLDLAAMFNDESPAEWVIGQVDYSKEHVRYGVPTADHAFVSWQYENGVHGIAATGDDVPLSGGPFDFYDCWHRLVGTEGVIELGRFEGPSLRYRRDGESWTAIEVEDEFDGRVDLAIDDVVRALSSGAETELRAEHALNTTEILFAGHESSRRRGRVDLPLEIDDHPLESLIEAGEVEPTVSDDRPPHPSEG
- a CDS encoding PEP/pyruvate-binding domain-containing protein yields the protein MSDIGVPESLEADRPYVVSLDDPAATDLALVGGKGANLARLVEAGLPVPDGFCVTTVAYRELVSDESVDALFDRLSDLDPTNTESIADVGASLRTSIEALDLPPAVRDAIETALADRATEAGSETAYAVRSSATAEDLPDASFAGQQETFLNARGVEEIIDSVRACMASLFTDRAIAYRAKNGIPHEDVALSVVVQRMVTPEVSGIMFTADPTSGNRRITAIEAGLGLGEAFVSGEAAADSVLVDARTGEILDYEVGVQRTAIRPLPEGGVETVDLSADERSARALSDDQVRTLVKVGAEVEALFGHPQDVEWCLEDGSVRIVQSRPITTLFPVPTPEPSDDRLHVYYSLGHAQAFAEALPPLVRDIWMSYTETTFEEFGFDGRGPWAVEAGGRVYMDATNLLRVGILRGLVPTQLAATSEPMGAAMEAILEQRSEEFHTDRSVAETLAATPALARGMWRGLSTSRPLLSTMMDGFPGAFIGTPTPPECEEAKWTAWGRNIASQVRDAETPTERVRAVFDLLGDAIDFPPAGPLLAALAAGEVLERMFPDAPEDVNAVGRGFPEEVVTRINLGLGDLADIARDTSPVATALRQGAALDDIESLDGSEEFLTELDEFLDEFGHRATGEIDVSRPRWREDPSALLATIGANLEHGEAGEHRKHVRRMEREALAAAERLERRASHGPLGPLRRRVVRRLVRTYRGYIQTREYPKQGAAHMFTAWRDAFCDAGEVLVAEGHLSDPSDVWFLRVSELLAALDGESIDVDVAARRAEFERHKTMDAPPVLTSEGEAPAGRVNREDVPEGALVGTGVSGGVVEGVARVIRDPAKETIENGEILVAPSSDPGWTPLFLNAGGMVVEVGGRMSHGALVAREYGIPAVVSVPEATTVIETGQRIRIDGTRGIVEVLDS
- a CDS encoding helix-turn-helix domain-containing protein encodes the protein MPRATLKTKSNDGLVALSEAHPDAVFKVLGAWPDEEGLRLLVETDALGVDPLIETLGVISAVTGFEIRYGGSDRVLFEVTTTTPEPHGAMADSGIVPSFPLHLEDGWFVGDLVASQDQLSVFCDELDSAGIEYRITQVSATPAESPLLTDRQREVVDVALVHGYYDSPRDCTLTTLAEHLDVSKSAVSRVLHRAEGKIINAYRPAETDSRSPAN
- a CDS encoding TetR/AcrR family transcriptional regulator — translated: MPTFTDEKRAKVRESLRESGRELFARHGVRKTTISELTESAGIGTGTFYRFYDSKEDLYVDIVEKQTEALIPRLLRESVQKYDDPEQAIAALLDATFDEFESNPLLRQVIAEDEVSHLRDSVPDEELTKKRAHSMEFVLPHIENWYDEGKVIGPDPETIAETIRAVSRIVLQREQIGEERYPEVRDTLVAAVAAGLTDVSGSPGVSDE